In Palaeococcus ferrophilus DSM 13482, the genomic window CAAGAGGGCGCCCCCGGCACGCGGAAAGGGAGCGGTCAACGTCATAATCAAGCTCTGGACGCTCTACAGGTACAGGGAGATGAAGTTCGAGGAACTTTACACCGAAGCTGTCGAGGCGGGAGTGGACAACGAGACCCTCGGGGAGGCAATGGAGTACGCAACGCTCGCCAGGGAGTACTACCAGGAGGCCCTCACCTACGGGGAGCCTCCCCAGAAAGTCACGCCCCTCCAGATAAGACCACTCCTGCTGGCCTACCTCAACATGAACAGGGCGGTGGAGATACTGGAGAGGGCTTTGGGGTAGCCCTTCCCCTTTTACCTTTTCTTTCTTCTTTCGAAGCCTCGTCATTTAGGGTAAAGGTGTCAGACCAGCAAAACCGCCAGAATTCCCGCGAGGAAGATTCCATCGAAGGTTCCGGCGCCCCCTATGCTCGCCATTGGAGCCCCCAGGGACTTTATCTTGTCCATGTTCATTAAATCTGCCCCTATGAGAACCCCGAGGGTGCCGCTGGTGTAGGCTATGAGGGGCATGTTGCCGCCGAAGAGGAACGCCATCGCCACAGCCACCAGTGGGGGTAAGAGCGTCGGAACGGCTATTCCAAGCCCCTTAACGGGCCTCGCGAAGGAGTGGATTATGAGGGAGGATATAAGCGTTGCGAGTGCCACCTTGAAGAGTAGGTCGTAGGCCCCGAGGGCTATGAGCCTGAGTGTCTCGAAGAGAACCACGCTCAAAGGCACGAGGGCGCCGCCGACGTTTACAGCGACCACGGTCTTCTGCTCGCCCCAGTCCACGTAGGGTATGGGGTAGCGGATGCCGAAGAAGCTGACCTCCCTAACCCTAACCACCGGTCCGTAGCTCTTGAGCTCCATGATAGGTATGTTCACAAAGCTGCCTATGAGGGCGGCCCAGAAGAGCGTGTATGCAACAGGGATGGGAAGGCCGAGACGGCTGAAGGCCGTTGTTATCGTCCCCGCGAAGAGAAGGAAGAGTATCGGGAGTAGAATGAGAAGTATCAGCAGGAACGGAAGTGCCAGCGGGGGAAAGAGGTAGCGCCTCATTCTCTCAGCCTCCTGACGTTCGCCCACACCTGGGCTCCCCGGGCGATTTCAACCCTTTTGGGTTTTTCAAACTTCTGGGCATCGCTTAAGACCCAGGCGTAGAGGGGTTTCCCCTTGGAATACTCCCTCAGGAACTCCGGGCTCGCGTGGTGTTTGTCCACATGCGCTTCCAGCTCCTCTGGCGTGAATGGGCCGAGGACGTCAACGATTTTGACCTTCCCAAGAGCCCTCCCGTTGCTTAGTATGAGAACCGTTCCCCTAACGCTGGTTCTCTGCTTCCGTATCTCCCATACCTTCTTGCCCTCCACTATGAGCGTTGCGTAGGGTTCGCGCACTATGAGCCCCTTCATGGCCATCGCATAAACCTCCATCTCACCGTTTATAAATCCAACTCACGGCGGTACTACGCGAGTGAAAAACCATTTAAAGCTGCCGACCGTAAATAATGGGGGTGGAAGGTATGGAGATAGCAAGCCGTGAGGTCGGAATAGTCCAGGGTGAAAGCTCCGTTGGATATTTTGAATTTGTTGTAAACCCCGAGACGCGCCTGAAGTTCGGTGACTTTGTCGTTGCGAAGAATCAGGACGGTGAGTACGTTCTGGCCGTTGTGAGGAGGGTCGAGAGCAGCAATCTTCTCCTCTCCGAGGGGCACTTTACCTACCGTTCACTGAAGAGGGAGCTGGAACTCTACGAGGGAGTGAGGAACGTTGACCTGAACATCGCGAGGGCCCGCGTCCTCGGAAAGATAGTGACGCGCAGGGGCAGGGTTGTAACGCCGCTCCCCTCCAACAGGATACCCATAATGAACGGCGAAACTGTGTACCAGGCATCGAAGGAGCTCCTCGAGAGCCTCTACGCATCGGGGGAGGGCGTCAAGATAGGCGAGCTCCTGACGAGGGAAGACGGCGTTGAGGTTA contains:
- a CDS encoding DUF1614 domain-containing protein, which gives rise to MRRYLFPPLALPFLLILLILLPILFLLFAGTITTAFSRLGLPIPVAYTLFWAALIGSFVNIPIMELKSYGPVVRVREVSFFGIRYPIPYVDWGEQKTVVAVNVGGALVPLSVVLFETLRLIALGAYDLLFKVALATLISSLIIHSFARPVKGLGIAVPTLLPPLVAVAMAFLFGGNMPLIAYTSGTLGVLIGADLMNMDKIKSLGAPMASIGGAGTFDGIFLAGILAVLLV
- a CDS encoding ASCH domain-containing protein, which codes for MKGLIVREPYATLIVEGKKVWEIRKQRTSVRGTVLILSNGRALGKVKIVDVLGPFTPEELEAHVDKHHASPEFLREYSKGKPLYAWVLSDAQKFEKPKRVEIARGAQVWANVRRLRE